Below is a window of Lepidochelys kempii isolate rLepKem1 chromosome 14, rLepKem1.hap2, whole genome shotgun sequence DNA.
taggcctaaacagagtgacttaccttggacaccaggtgggtcaaggaactatcagccccctacaggccaaagtggatgctatccaaaagtggcctgtcccaaagtcaaagaaacaggttcaatccttcttaggcttggccggttattacagacgatttgtaccgcactacagccaaatcgctgccccactgacagacctaaccaaaaagaaacagctaaatgctgttcagtggaccggaaagtgtcagaaggcctttaacaagcttaaagcgacactcatgtctgaccctgtactaagggccccagactttgataaaccgttcctagtaaccacagatgcatccgagcgtggtgtgggagcagttttaatgcagaaaggacctgatcaagaattccaccctgtagtgtttctcagcaaaaaactgtctgagagggaaagcaactggtcagtcactgaaaaagaatgttatgccattgtctacgctctggaaaagctacgcccatatgtttggggacggcgtttccacctgcaaaccgaccatgctgcactaaagtggcttcacaccgtcaaagaaactaacaaaaaacttcttcggtggagtttagctctccaagattttgatttcgacatccaacacatctcaggagcttctaacaaagtggctgatgcactctcccgtgaaagtttcccagaatcaactggttaaaatcgtccttgagatgtggaaaatattgttagtctttatgtacttggtagtatatttagagatgcatgtgtcttattaactctgtttttcctagagctccaggaagaaatcccagccagtgtttcaccctagctgagatttggggggcgtgtcataaatataaagggaagggtaaacccctttgaaatccctcctggccaggggaaagctcctctcacctgtaaagggttaagaagctaaaggtaacctcgctggcacctgaccaaaatgaccaatgaggagacaagatactttcaaaagctgggaggagggagaggaacaaagggtctgtctgtagtcgtcttggccggggacagaacaggaatggagtcttagaacttttagtaagtaatctagctaggtatgtgttagattatgatttctttaaatggctgagaaaagaattgtgctgaatagaataactatttctgactgtgtatcttttttgtaacttaaggttttgcctagaggggttctctatgtttttgaatctaattaccctgtaagatatctaccatcctgattttacaggggggatttatttatttctatttacttctattttttattaaaagtcttcttgtaaaacactgaatgctttttcattgttctcagatccaagggtttgggtctgtggtcacctatgcaaattggtgaggctttttatccaacatttcccaggaaagggggggtgcaagtgttgggaggattgttcattgttcttaagatccaagggtctggatctgtagtcgcctaagcaaattggtgaggctttttaccaaaccttgtccaggaagtggggtgcaaggttttgggaagtattttggggggaaggacgcgtccaaacagctcttccccagtaaccagtattagtttggtggtggtagcggccattccaaggataacgggggtaatattttgtaccttggggaagttttgacctaagctggtaaagataagcttaggaggtttttcatgcaggtccccacatctgtaccctagagttcagagtgggggaggaaccttgacaactcctaAGGCATGGCATGAttctggccattgtcagaagtgAAATACAGCATTTAAGTGTCATTGTTAAGCTCTGGTATGTCACTAGATGGGATTTGATATGACAGAACAGATCATTTCTCTATCAGTAATTGGCCACCATGGAAACGGGCTGTTATAGCAGTCATTGGTATCCATGTAGACCACCCTCTTCCCCATCAGAGTGAAGTTCTGTCCTCAGACTGAGactcatagaataccagggttgaagagacctcaagaggtcatctagtccaaccccctgctcaaagcagtaccaatccccaactaaatcatctgcttttctttaaattttttgccccagatccctaaatggccccctcaaggattgaactcacaacccagggtttagcaggtcaatgttcaaaccactgaactatccctccccccacaaaaggAATAATGACCTGTTTCCACCCTGTTTCCACTCCTGGCACTTTGCTCTGAAATCTACATTTAGTCTTAACATTTCAGCCTTTAaccaggagaggaaggggagtttCTGAATATTTATGGAATTAACTCACAAGGTTTGATTAACTTTTAACTCCATGCCCTTCTGATTCAATCACACAGGTTTATTGTTCCTAGACTCAACCCATGGCAGACTGGAGAAAGCAAACGACCATCACAGAATTCTTACTCCTGGGATTCAGGGAGCTCCCTGACCTACAAATTCTTCTCTTCCTGATATTCCTAGTGATCTACATGGCAACCATGTCTGGGAACACCCCCATCGTGGTGCTCATTGTGGCTCATcagcaccttcacacccccatgtacttcttcctggggaatTTGTCCTGCCTGGAGACCTGCTACACCACAACCATCCTGTTCCAgatgctggccagtctcctgactggGGACAGAACCATCTCAGTCAGTGGCTCCATCACACAACTGTATTTCTCTGGGTCTCTGGCAGGTATGGAATTCTGTTTCCTAGCAGCGATGTCTTATGATCGGTATTTAGCAATATGTAAACCCCTACACTATTCAACTCTTATGAATACCAGGTTTTGCCTCCATTTGGCTGCTGGCTCCTGGTTAAATGGTTTTTTGGATCTTACCATTTTTATCTTATTCCTATCACAGTTAATATTCTGTGGCCCAAATGAAATTGACTATTTCTATTATGATCCCATTCCACTGATAGAGCACTCCTGCAGTGACACCCACATGGTCATATTGGGGGATTTCATACTAGCCTGTGTATTCACCCGGCCTCCATTCCTACTAACCCTGACGTCCTATAAGTGCATCATCGCCaccatcctgagaatcccttccaccaccgggaggcaaaaggccttttctacctgctcctctcacctcattgTGGTGACAATTTTCTATGGAACCCTAATGATTGTGTACCTGCTACCGAAACATGATACACTGAGAGACCTGAACAAAGTGCTCTCTCTTTGCTACACGGTCCTGACTCCCCTGTTAAACCCGatcatctacagcctgagaaacagaGAGGTCAAGGAAGCCTTGAGCAAAGCAGTCAGTAAATGTGGCTTTCACAAAAAACACGCAGAGACTCTGAGATAATAACATAGCCTGAGGTTTTGAAAGCTGCCTGGGTTATTTCAGCAATCATCCCCCATTAAAAttaagttgaaaagtcccagttaaAATCTAAGCACTCAATGTTGTCCATTTTAGTAGAAAGACCACTGAGGAAAAACTATGTTTCCATCATGGAGTTTTTAACTGGGTACTAGGCAGAGTGGAGACAAAATTTTAACTGATTTTTATATCTgtaaaaaagccatttttgtcaaaataaatgtTTGGAGAATAAAAATACTAACTCCTGGTGCAGCATATGTGGGGACATAAACCTGGGAAATCTGCCACCTCTTAAATTGTGCTTATTGCCAGCATAGCCCTCTGCAAACCAACCACCTTTACTGTGCTCACACAGGCCGGATGCAAACAACCAGGCCCCAGCAGAGACCTCTGGACACTTCACCAGGAACAGTGTTATAGCCTTTCTTGCCCTTCCACTTTGGCTGCTgtaagaatccctctaggcaaaaccttaagttacaaaaagacacaaaatggTCTAGGTGGCAACATGTTGTAAAGGTGAGACcattgggtctgtgttcacctatgcaaattggtgaggatttttatcaagccttccccacgaaaggggatgtagggtttgggaggatttggtgggggtgggggggggaaagatgtttccaagagggctctttccctgttatatacgTATTAggtgcttggtggtggcagcaataaagtccaagggcaaaaggtaaaatagtttgtatcttggggaagttttaacctaagctggtaaaaataagcttagggtttttttcatgcaagtccccacatctgtaccctagagttcagagtagggaaggaaccttgacatagtgatagagtggtgggattaacttgaaatcattttgagatcaatttgagattttttgaacaagaagcagagattttaaaaaggaaattttcctttgggctgctggaaagcaggttttcagctaaaagcagttagagtttttttgtctctgcttgggggccagagcagagacaaaagggaattgtcttttgtgagctggagttttctctacctaaaggcagggtagttaacctcctgcagggaaattcacaattcttcacagacctgaagaagtttttttttttttacctaagagcaactagaggggttttctgtctatttgcctggagacaaaggtgttagggttttttttaaggatttttctgtaggctgacaatcactatcagagaacataggtatccggttacagtacagcaaaattttacaagccaagttttttgtttgttttatttctaactctcgggtgtaaagttagttaaaaacagagaggcaaacatgacagagcccaaAACAGAAACAgtcaaagaggctgcccacaggagagctatggaggcaaaggaaaaagaaatggaggaaaaggaaaaagcccaggaggctgcccacaggagagctgtggagacaaagaaaaaagaatggaagcatgctgaggaggaaagggagctacccacaggagagctatggaggcaagggaaaaagaaatggaggaaaaggaaaaagagaggaagcatgcacggGAGATGGAGAAGtaaaaggctcagcagaatagcaatccttctccaggtaccgcttcacatcccaggaagttccccacctacaaggcaggcgatgataccgaggccttcttagaaaacttcgaaagggcctacCTTGgatacagcatctctacagaccaatacatggtagagctgaagctgcagctcagtggacccttagctgaggtggcggctgaaatgcctaaggaacacatgaacaaatatgaactgtttaaaaccaaggtgagagtcagaatggggctaacacctgaGCATTCCCACCaacggttcagagccctaaggtggaaaccagacgtgtcatttacccgacatgccgaccacattgtgaaacattgggatgcctggatattgGGAGCAAGTGTTAAagctccagaagatttgcccttcctaatgcaaatgtagcagttcttagagggtgttcctgaggaaatagaaagatacatcctagatgggaagcccacaacTGTAATCAAGGCgggagagattggagccaaatgggtggaggtggcagaaaagaaaaaaactggtcgcagttggagcggagaccagaagggacaatctcagaccacaccctactaccgggggcagcccaaggccccacctatcccccaaggaaccctccagacactTTATCATcccgccacaccgttctccagcaacccacctcgccccagtgatacgtcagctggacgatgttttaaatgtaactagccggggcatgtgaagggcaactgccccaagaaccccaacagattacagttcattgcaccggaatcaccccagaggtcctcaggcccagatacctcccagatacctttggagcggagggaaactttgagtgtgggcaggaagaaggtcaccgcatggagggacaccggagcacaagtgtcagctattcaggcttccttagtggaccccaatttaatcaacccagagatccaagtgacgattcaacccttcaggtccaactctttcaatatgcctacagccaagttgcctgtccagtacaagggctggtcaggaatgtggacttttgcagtctatgatgattatcccatccccatgctgttgggggaagacttggccaatcatgtgaagctagccaagagggtgggaatggtcactcactgttagagagcttattccttcactctcccacttccctggtccttctcgcatgaacagagagcaacaatacccgaagtctgaaggtgcaaacaattcgatgtttattggggtgaacttccagcaagcttaaatccaagttcctttttccttattttcgaatcccaacttacttcctgtttgcccctaatttatatagtaatattcttagctatatcttaaccaattattctactgaaatttaactaaccaatcctaacatattgtaacatgattagctaaccaattatatcccaccaccttaattagtttacacccagcaaaattaattatacagcagacagaaacaatcacagaaccagacagag
It encodes the following:
- the LOC140897777 gene encoding olfactory receptor 11A1-like — translated: MADWRKQTTITEFLLLGFRELPDLQILLFLIFLVIYMATMSGNTPIVVLIVAHQHLHTPMYFFLGNLSCLETCYTTTILFQMLASLLTGDRTISVSGSITQLYFSGSLAGMEFCFLAAMSYDRYLAICKPLHYSTLMNTRFCLHLAAGSWLNGFLDLTIFILFLSQLIFCGPNEIDYFYYDPIPLIEHSCSDTHMVILGDFILACVFTRPPFLLTLTSYKCIIATILRIPSTTGRQKAFSTCSSHLIVVTIFYGTLMIVYLLPKHDTLRDLNKVLSLCYTVLTPLLNPIIYSLRNREVKEALSKAVSKCGFHKKHAETLR